A portion of the Cryptomeria japonica chromosome 5, Sugi_1.0, whole genome shotgun sequence genome contains these proteins:
- the LOC131055032 gene encoding probable disease resistance protein At4g27220, which produces MGDPGFIPAFIGYAIQLAGHQIIRHINVAVRCRKELDTLKLVLPRIEAMNAELQEYRKALNSGRVSASPHHPLPSTVNTWLNELNLLLEEASVLAQHCSVPSYSHLFSRYTLSKKIRQVTASLEKHLASTPSVAFLHQLQQHLDNRQVLQHIKERINSLNLRTLPLAGTSSGTSGDLFPSTSSAPSNNKYIEETLIVGQDSASTRLEELIHSEQDKKFSRFGLVGKGGAGKTLLLKRIFNSNQVQNRFCNGLMIWLTVSQNPSFNALRSDLARQIALNVDERLQSREEDHVKTWLNESMAKHKFALFLDDVWETSASSLLEELCVPLFPHHNSNIIIATSRSTSVLLKLGVLPSSLIQMQDLTEDDSWSLFSFHAFPHSEGKLPLSIDQEIAKHVCKECGGLPLALKVIGHAMAGITRSDEWEFTLHRLQNDVIGTLSSRLRLSYDALADVPGYGISLQLCFLCLAAFPEDYAISTFTATMHWIGEGLVAGMNALQIGEIYLNLLADRCLIEPLQKDYDGKVIFFRVHDVLHDLAHQIAEKEEKCFFQAGRGLPGFPVLDQCSGHVRISLMDNSLTSIPKAFTAPYIRSLLLAKNPYLTEIPKEVIGSMTALRVLDLSFTAIQSFPKSLGCLKHLVCLILFSVPIKRLPNSIAALKNLQILDLYGSDITQLPSDISKLTSLKLLVLGSCIHLQCMPYGISHLTSLEYLDVSGCSNIGWNKCGKNRISISDLGTLNQLKRFGLRNNGEIIREGTLGRMKQMEYLRLALTGMERLPHDMTAMSKLRKLCLECPKLLEIQNSFCEFQHLSYIKLVNCLILERLPALHKLPSLKQLIIKNCPNIEKFPEEFGKAGGFPKLEVFSVVKLRMLEQLPLLQEGALPSLRILTMMKCEALQRLPQCYWNLKIIEKVRVYDCPKVQLVMAEEENLIKSQSKVQTVTLSTTETQALEKRFFDMFYLSEYNHYGDFWSNEMFQVLDDINIFRLL; this is translated from the coding sequence ATGGGCGATCCTGGCTTTATCCCTGCATTTATTGGTTACGCCATTCAATTGGCTGGCCATCAGATAATTCGTCACATTAACGTTGCTGTCCGATGCAGAAAAGAGTTGGATACCCTAAAACTTGTGCTTCCCAGAATTGAAGCCATGAATGCTGAATTGCAGGAGTATCGAAAGGCCTTGAACTCTGGTAGAGTAAGTGCATCCCCTCACCATCCTTTGCCCTCCACAGTCAACACCTGGTTGAATGAATTGAATCTTCTTTTGGAGGAAGCATCTGTTCTGGCCCAGCACTGCTCTGTAccctcttattctcatctcttttcTCGTTACACATTGAGCAAAAAGATCAGGCAAGTCACTGCAAGTTTGGAAAAGCATTTAGCTTCCACGCCTTCTGTTGCTTTTCTTCACCAACTGCAGCAGCATCTGGACAATCGGCAAGTGCTTCAACACATCAAAGAGAGGATCAACTCGCTCAATCTGCGTACTCTACCACTTGCCGGCACTAGCAGTGGCACATCTGGAGATCTCTTTCCATCCACTTCTTCAGCCCCTTCCAACAACAAGTATATTGAGGAGACACTCATTGTCGGACAAGATTCCGCATCGACCAGACTTGAGGAGCTTATTCATTCAGAGCAGGACAAAAAATTCTCTCGATTCGGCCTAGTTGGGAAGGGTGGCGCCGGCAAGACTCTGCTACTGAAACGCATCTTCAATAGTAACCAGGTACAGAATCGCTTTTGCAATGGCTTGATGATTTGGCTTACTGTTTCACAAAATCCATCTTTCAATGCCCTTAGAAGCGATCTTGCAAGACAAATAGCTCTTAATGTAGATGAAAGATTGCAGAGTAGAGAGGAAGATCATGTGAAAACTTGGTTGAATGAAAGCATGGCGAAACACAAGTTTGCCCTGTTTTTAGATGATGTTTGGGAAACAAGTGCAAGCTCCTTGTTAGAGGAGCTGTGTGTTCCTCTCTTTCCACATCACAATTCCAACATCATCATTGCCACATCAAGAAGTACGAGTGTGCTCTTAAAGTTGGGTGTTctgccttcatcactcatccaaaTGCAAGATTTGACAGAGGATGACAGTTGGAGTCTGTTTTCTTTCCATGCTTTTCCACACAGCGAAGGAAAACTGCCGCTGAGCATTGACCAAGAAATTGCGAAGCATGTCTGCAAGGAATGCGGTGGCCTTCCGTTAGCCCTCAAAGTAATCGGGCATGCAATGGCGGGTATCACTCGGTCGGATGAATGGGAATTCACACTCCACAGGTTGCAGAACGATGTTATAGGCACGCTTTCAAGCAGGCTGAGATTAAGCTATGATGCTTTGGCTGACGTGCCAGGCTATGGTATTTCCTTGCAGTTGTGCTTCCTCTGCCTTGCTGCTTTCCCAGAAGACTATGCCATCAGTACTTTTACTGCTACGATGCACTGGATTGGAGAAGGGTTAGTTGCCGGGATGAATGCTTTACAAATTGGAGAGATATACCTCAATTTGTTAGCGGACCGATGCCTTATTGAACCACTCCAGAAGGATTACGACGGAAAGGTGATCTTTTTTAGGGTGCATGATGTTTTGCATGATTTAGCACACCAAATTGCTGAAAAGGAAGAAAAATGCTTCTTTCAGGCAGGCAGAGGTTTACCAGGATTTCCAGTACTGGACCAGTGTTCAGGACACGTCAGAATTTCATTGATGGACAATAGTTTGACTAGCATTCCCAAGGCTTTCACAGCTCCGTATATCCGCTCATTGCTACTTGCCAAGAATCCTTATTTGACAGAAATTCCAAAAGAGGTGATTGGGAGTATGACCGCTCTGAGGGTCCTCGATTTGTCATTCACTGCCATCCAGTCGTTTCCAAAAAGCCTTGGATGTTTGAAGCATTTAGTTTGCCTCATTTTATTTTCTGTGCCAATCAAGAGACTACCCAACTCTATCGCTGCTCTCAAAAATCTTCAAATATTAGATCTTTATGGATCTGATATTACACAACTGCCCTCCGACATTTCTAAGTTGACATCCCTAAAACTTTTGGTCCTTGGTTCCTGTATACATCTACAGTGCATGCCTTATGGGATTTCACACCTCACGTCTCTGGAGTACTTGGATGTAAGTGGTTGTTCAAATATAGGGTGGAATAAGTGCGGAAAAAATCGGATTTCAATCAGTGATTTGGGCACcctaaaccaactcaaaaggtttgGGCTCCGAAATAACGGTGAAATAATTCGAGAAGGAACACTGGGAAGGATGAAGCAGATGGAGTATCTACGTTTGGCTCTCACAGGTATGGAAAGGCTACCCCATGACATGACTGCCATGTCAAAATTGAGGAAACTCTGTCTAGAATGTCCTAAATTACTTGAAATACAAAATTCATTTTGTGAATTTCAACATCTGAGCTACATTAAGTTGGTTAACTGCCTTATCCTGGAACGACTACCTGCCTTGCACAAACTTCCGAGTCTAAAGCAGCTGATTATCAAGAATTGTCCCAACATAGAGAAGTTCCCAGAGGAATTTGGCAAGGCGGGAGGATTTCCTAAGCTTGAGGTATTTTCAGTGGTCAAGCTGAGAATGCTGGAGCAGCTACCATTACTGCAAGAAGGAGCACTGCCTTCACTTAGAATATTGACAATGATGAAATGTGAGGCATTGCAGAGGTTACCACAATGTTATTGGAATTTGAAGATTATAGAGAAAGTCAGAGTGTATGATTGCCCGAAGGTTCAACTTGTCATGGCAGAGGAGGAAAACTTAATCAAGTCACAAAGCAAAGTGCAAACAGTAACACTATCTACCACAGAAACACAAGCATTAGAAAAGCGTTTCTTTGATATGTTTTACTTATCCGAATATAATCATTACGGTGATTTTTGGTCTAACGAGATGTTTCAAGTTTTGGATGACATAAATATATTTCGTTTGCTTTGA